One region of Streptomyces rishiriensis genomic DNA includes:
- a CDS encoding ATP-binding protein: protein MSSPAQFRSYESVSVRDSPRTAALYLMGSREGFAQARDFTQRTLDCWSLERCTDDAVTVVTELAANAVLHGLPHTSTDEFPVRLRLTLRRAHLVCAVTDPSDRLPVHSRAAGDLLEHGRGLHIIEALSEHWGWTRRSPAGKTVWAMLPTRPRPDSDPISDS from the coding sequence GTGTCATCACCTGCGCAGTTCCGGAGTTACGAGTCCGTTTCCGTCCGCGACTCCCCCAGAACCGCCGCCCTGTACCTCATGGGCAGCCGGGAGGGATTCGCCCAGGCACGGGACTTCACCCAGCGCACCCTCGACTGCTGGTCCCTGGAGCGCTGCACCGACGACGCGGTCACCGTCGTCACCGAACTGGCGGCCAACGCCGTTCTGCACGGGCTCCCGCACACCTCGACGGACGAGTTCCCGGTGCGGCTGCGGCTCACCCTGCGCCGCGCGCACCTGGTGTGCGCGGTCACCGACCCGAGCGACAGACTGCCCGTCCACTCGCGCGCCGCGGGCGACCTCCTGGAACACGGCCGCGGACTGCACATCATCGAGGCCCTCTCCGAACACTGGGGCTGGACCCGGCGCTCCCCCGCGGGCAAGACCGTCTGGGCGATGCTGCCGACCCGCCCCCGTCCCGACTCCGACCCGATATCCGACAGCTGA
- a CDS encoding threo-3-hydroxy-L-aspartate ammonia-lyase — protein sequence MTTTPPPITLDDVRDAAARLRGVAHRTPVLRSRTLDALVGAEVLLKCENFQRVGAFKFRGAYNAVSRLAPEQLARGVAAYSSGNHAQAVALAARELGATAVIVMPEDAPRSKRAATEGYGAEIVTYDRYTGDRVAIAEALAADRGLALIPPYEHPHVMAGQGTAALELLEEAGELDALLAPVGGGGLIAGSATAVKGLRPGTRIVGVEPEAGDDTKRSLEAGRRVEIPVPHTIADGQALHTPGELTFSVNRRLVDEIALVGDDEIRAAMRFAFERLKIVVEPSGATPIAALLAGRAGVLPRRVGVIVSGGNIDTGRFAELCGGG from the coding sequence GTGACGACCACACCCCCGCCGATCACCCTCGACGACGTGCGCGACGCGGCCGCCCGGCTCAGGGGCGTCGCGCACCGCACACCCGTGCTCCGCTCGCGCACCCTGGACGCGCTGGTCGGCGCCGAGGTCCTGCTGAAGTGCGAGAACTTCCAGCGCGTCGGCGCCTTCAAGTTCCGCGGCGCCTACAACGCCGTCTCCCGGCTGGCCCCCGAGCAGCTCGCCCGGGGCGTCGCCGCGTACTCCTCCGGCAACCACGCCCAGGCCGTCGCCCTGGCCGCGCGGGAACTCGGCGCCACGGCGGTGATCGTCATGCCCGAGGACGCGCCCCGCTCCAAGCGGGCGGCGACGGAGGGCTACGGCGCCGAGATCGTGACCTACGACCGCTACACCGGCGACCGGGTGGCCATCGCCGAGGCACTGGCCGCCGACCGCGGCCTGGCGCTGATCCCGCCCTACGAACACCCGCACGTCATGGCGGGCCAGGGCACCGCCGCGCTCGAACTCCTCGAGGAGGCGGGCGAGCTGGACGCCCTGCTGGCGCCGGTCGGCGGCGGCGGACTGATCGCCGGCAGCGCGACCGCGGTCAAGGGGCTGCGGCCGGGCACCCGGATCGTCGGTGTGGAACCGGAGGCCGGGGACGACACCAAACGGTCGCTGGAGGCGGGCCGACGGGTCGAGATCCCCGTGCCGCACACCATCGCCGACGGCCAGGCCCTGCACACACCCGGCGAGCTGACCTTCTCCGTGAACCGGCGGCTCGTGGACGAGATCGCCCTGGTCGGGGACGACGAGATCCGCGCGGCCATGCGGTTCGCCTTCGAACGTCTGAAGATCGTTGTGGAGCCGAGCGGCGCCACCCCGATCGCCGCGCTTCTCGCCGGACGGGCCGGTGTGCTGCCCCGGCGCGTGGGCGTGATCGTCTCCGGCGGCAACATCGACACCGGCCGTTTCGCCGAGCTGTGCGGCGGCGGCTGA
- a CDS encoding cupin domain-containing protein has translation MMEVKALEKPDERRDFPRGHLEAVHMTGLDFAVATFEPGWRWSESLASLAGTATCQIHHNGYVVQGRMHITMDEGGECEVGPGDVFVVSPGHDAWVVGDEQCVVYDFAGAMAKDYAKSR, from the coding sequence ATGATGGAAGTGAAGGCGCTCGAGAAGCCGGACGAGCGGCGCGATTTCCCCCGGGGGCACCTCGAGGCCGTCCATATGACGGGGCTCGACTTCGCCGTGGCGACGTTCGAACCGGGATGGCGCTGGTCCGAGTCGCTGGCGTCCCTCGCGGGCACGGCCACCTGTCAGATCCACCACAACGGCTATGTGGTCCAGGGCCGCATGCACATCACCATGGACGAGGGCGGAGAGTGCGAAGTGGGCCCCGGTGACGTCTTCGTGGTGTCGCCCGGCCATGACGCCTGGGTCGTGGGCGACGAACAGTGCGTGGTCTACGACTTCGCCGGAGCGATGGCCAAGGACTACGCCAAGTCGCGGTAG
- a CDS encoding AAA family ATPase, with amino-acid sequence MFSSVDDVSARLAESGYLASPAVATTVFLADRLGKPLLVEGPAGVGKTELAKAVARVAEARLVRLQCYEGVDESRALYEWNHAKQLLRISAGRDETWDEARTDIFSEEFLLPRPLLTAIRGDEPTVLLIDETDKADVEVEGLLLEVLSDFQVTVPELGTITATRRPFVVLTSNASRELSEALRRRCLFLHIGFPEEELERRIVRLKVPGIEAALAESVVRVIGALRAMDLRKAPSVAETIDWARTLLALGATTLDENVVRDSLGVILKHQDDILKAGAKLDLDAV; translated from the coding sequence TTGTTCTCATCCGTCGACGATGTCTCCGCCCGGCTCGCCGAGAGCGGCTACCTGGCCTCCCCCGCCGTCGCCACGACCGTCTTCCTCGCCGACCGGCTCGGCAAACCGCTGCTCGTGGAGGGCCCCGCCGGCGTCGGCAAGACGGAACTCGCCAAGGCCGTGGCCCGGGTGGCGGAGGCCCGGCTGGTACGGCTCCAGTGCTACGAGGGCGTCGACGAGTCCCGCGCGCTGTACGAGTGGAACCACGCCAAGCAGTTGCTGCGCATCAGCGCGGGCCGTGACGAGACCTGGGACGAGGCGCGCACGGACATCTTCAGCGAGGAGTTCCTCCTCCCCCGGCCGCTGCTGACCGCCATTCGCGGCGACGAGCCGACCGTCCTGCTGATCGACGAGACCGACAAGGCCGACGTCGAGGTGGAGGGGCTGCTCCTCGAAGTGCTCAGCGACTTCCAGGTCACCGTCCCCGAACTCGGCACGATCACCGCCACGCGCCGCCCGTTCGTGGTCCTCACCTCCAACGCCAGCCGTGAGCTGTCGGAGGCGCTGCGCCGCCGGTGCCTGTTCCTCCACATCGGCTTCCCCGAGGAGGAGCTGGAGCGGCGGATCGTCCGGTTGAAGGTGCCCGGCATCGAAGCGGCACTGGCCGAGTCGGTGGTCCGGGTGATCGGCGCGCTGCGCGCGATGGACCTGCGCAAGGCGCCCTCCGTCGCCGAGACCATCGACTGGGCGCGCACCCTGCTCGCGCTCGGCGCCACCACCCTCGACGAGAACGTCGTACGCGACAGCCTGGGCGTGATCCTGAAGCACCAGGACGACATCCTCAAGGCCGGCGCGAAGCTCGACCTGGACGCCGTGTGA
- a CDS encoding helix-turn-helix domain-containing protein, producing the protein MSVESPRVSRLEPYLNRAEPAPTLLKMLVGVQLAGIREDAGLSQDQAARAVGFSPAKLSRIEAGKGRKPPVETDVRALLSLYETDDHEASVLLRLLRQAGEPGWWQRYDKRLMPEWFDRLVGLQEAATAIRTFEIQYVPGLLQTPAYARAVVERGLPSATSREVERRVELRTRRTELLRRPDAPRVWAVLDESVLLRVLGGKEVMREQLAHLVEMAGLPHVTVQVVPLDVTHASAPAIPVTYLRFGGVDLPDVVYLEQIRSATFLEDRDETEEYRVALDRLADEALDPRASMALLKETAERRYAAAP; encoded by the coding sequence ATGTCCGTCGAGTCGCCTCGAGTGTCCCGCCTCGAACCGTATCTGAACCGGGCCGAGCCCGCCCCGACCTTGCTGAAAATGCTGGTCGGCGTCCAGTTGGCGGGTATCCGGGAGGACGCCGGCCTCTCTCAGGACCAGGCCGCGCGGGCCGTCGGGTTCAGTCCGGCGAAACTGTCGCGCATCGAGGCGGGCAAGGGTCGCAAGCCGCCCGTCGAGACGGACGTGCGCGCGCTCCTGTCGCTGTACGAGACCGACGACCACGAGGCCTCCGTGCTGCTCCGACTGCTGCGGCAGGCGGGCGAGCCGGGCTGGTGGCAGCGCTACGACAAACGGCTGATGCCCGAGTGGTTCGACCGGCTGGTCGGTCTCCAGGAGGCGGCCACCGCGATCCGTACCTTCGAGATCCAGTACGTGCCGGGTCTGTTGCAGACCCCCGCGTACGCACGTGCCGTCGTCGAGCGCGGGCTGCCCTCGGCGACGTCCCGGGAGGTCGAGCGCCGGGTGGAGCTGCGGACGCGGCGCACCGAGCTGCTGCGGCGGCCGGACGCCCCGCGGGTGTGGGCGGTCCTCGACGAGTCGGTGCTGCTGCGGGTGCTGGGCGGCAAAGAGGTGATGCGCGAGCAGCTCGCCCACCTCGTGGAGATGGCCGGCCTGCCGCACGTCACGGTCCAGGTCGTTCCGTTGGACGTCACCCATGCCTCCGCGCCGGCCATACCGGTCACGTATCTGCGGTTCGGCGGCGTCGACCTGCCCGACGTCGTCTACCTGGAGCAGATCAGGAGCGCGACCTTCCTGGAGGACCGGGACGAGACGGAGGAGTACCGGGTCGCGCTGGACCGGCTCGCGGACGAGGCACTCGATCCCCGTGCCTCCATGGCGCTGCTGAAGGAGACGGCGGAGCGGCGCTATGCCGCCGCTCCGTGA
- a CDS encoding helix-turn-helix transcriptional regulator, whose protein sequence is MEPQENEQDVILRALAPVVDGIAATFGPVCEVVLHDYRQPERSVVAVAGSVTGRTVGGAMSEIGMRVLARGDDAADELNYVTRTGAGRLVKSSTMVLRDSTGTVFGALCVNVDVTEVDRVQGLLAALAGAAGGRAEAPVTTFGDDIDSVVDALLDDRLRHQGQTWTGLDRARRLKLFRSLDERGVFAVRRAIEQVAARLGISRASAYSYLSQSRATDASGADGPDSTDDHPEGAHP, encoded by the coding sequence ATGGAACCCCAGGAGAACGAGCAGGACGTGATCCTGCGCGCGCTCGCCCCCGTCGTCGACGGGATCGCGGCCACGTTCGGGCCGGTGTGCGAGGTGGTGCTGCACGACTATCGGCAGCCGGAGCGTTCGGTCGTCGCCGTGGCCGGATCGGTGACGGGGCGCACGGTCGGCGGGGCGATGAGCGAGATCGGCATGCGGGTCCTCGCCCGGGGTGACGACGCCGCCGACGAGCTGAATTACGTGACCCGCACCGGCGCCGGACGGCTGGTGAAGTCGTCCACCATGGTGCTGCGCGACTCCACGGGCACGGTCTTCGGAGCGCTGTGCGTCAACGTGGACGTCACCGAGGTCGACCGGGTGCAGGGGCTGCTGGCGGCGCTCGCGGGCGCGGCCGGCGGCCGCGCCGAGGCGCCCGTGACCACCTTCGGCGACGACATCGACTCCGTCGTCGACGCCCTCCTCGACGACCGACTGCGGCACCAGGGCCAGACCTGGACCGGCCTCGACCGCGCGCGGCGCCTGAAGCTGTTCCGCAGCCTCGACGAACGCGGCGTGTTCGCCGTACGCCGCGCGATCGAGCAGGTCGCCGCCCGTCTCGGGATCTCCCGCGCCTCCGCCTACAGCTACCTCTCGCAGTCCAGGGCCACCGACGCGAGCGGAGCCGACGGCCCCGACAGCACCGACGACCACCCCGAGGGAGCACACCCGTGA
- a CDS encoding SAM-dependent methyltransferase, protein MQPGKQLSTSIDAAVPTAARMYDHYLGGKDNYAADRAACEELDKVVPSTRTLALNNRRFLQRVVKTLSQEFGIRQFLDHGSGLPTQDNVHQVAQRVDPAARVVYVDNDPMVLVHGRALLEQDERTAVIHADLRETEAIFTHEDTRRLIDFSQPVAVLFNSVFHCIPDSETDGPQAVVRRVTERLAPGSFLVMCQLVSDDPQVREFVTDFMDKATEGHWGRVRQEKDVAAFFEGTDILDPGLVEVSTWRPDTEVAPRQLTQEWIEFGGVGRLG, encoded by the coding sequence ATGCAGCCTGGCAAGCAGCTGTCCACGTCGATCGATGCGGCCGTCCCCACAGCCGCACGCATGTACGACCACTACCTGGGCGGCAAGGACAACTACGCGGCCGACCGCGCGGCCTGCGAGGAACTCGACAAGGTCGTCCCGAGCACCCGCACCCTCGCGCTGAACAACCGGCGCTTCCTCCAGCGAGTCGTCAAGACCCTGTCGCAGGAGTTCGGGATCCGGCAGTTCCTGGACCACGGTTCCGGCCTGCCCACCCAGGACAACGTGCACCAGGTCGCCCAGCGCGTCGACCCGGCCGCGCGCGTCGTCTACGTCGACAACGACCCCATGGTGCTGGTGCACGGCCGGGCGCTGCTGGAGCAGGACGAGCGGACCGCGGTCATCCACGCCGACCTGCGGGAGACCGAGGCGATCTTCACGCACGAGGACACCCGGCGGCTGATCGACTTCTCACAGCCGGTGGCCGTGCTGTTCAACTCGGTCTTCCACTGCATCCCCGACAGCGAGACCGACGGCCCCCAGGCGGTCGTCCGCCGGGTGACCGAACGCCTCGCGCCCGGCAGCTTCCTGGTGATGTGCCAGCTGGTCAGCGACGATCCGCAGGTCAGGGAGTTCGTCACCGACTTCATGGACAAGGCCACCGAGGGCCACTGGGGCCGGGTGCGTCAGGAGAAGGACGTCGCCGCGTTCTTCGAGGGCACGGACATCCTCGACCCGGGACTGGTGGAGGTCTCCACCTGGCGGCCCGACACCGAGGTCGCGCCCCGCCAGCTCACCCAGGAGTGGATCGAGTTCGGCGGGGTCGGCCGTCTGGGCTGA
- a CDS encoding vWA domain-containing protein, protein MSAEVADRLVGFVAALRAHGLRVGTGETVDAAEAAAALGFSDRGLLREGLAATLLHSTDQRRVFDTVFDLYFPRGVGAPWGDPGDRDDLRDRLAAALAAGDETMLARLAIEAVDGLGGYGSSPGADGWSSYQTLERLRPQTLLARVRDDLRARGGDVGFTDRLLEDEIRRRIEVFRALVAGEARRRVAERRGRDEIARRAVAPTADRVDFLYAGKDRLAELRRTVQPLARKLATRMAARRRRASRGAIDLRRTLRGSLSTGGVPMRPVLRRRRPARPELVLLCDVSGSVSGFSDFTMLLVQALHDQFSKVRVFAFVNRIDEVTGLLRHGAADPEGLGARIRAEANLTGYHGSSDYGVALGEFTQRYGAAAGPRSTVFVLGDARTNMSDPNLAALRQIVAQARHVHWLNPEPRSLWGTGDSAAREYAESVAMHECRNAHQLGALVGRLLPV, encoded by the coding sequence GTGAGCGCCGAGGTCGCCGACCGCCTGGTCGGCTTCGTCGCCGCGCTGCGCGCCCACGGCCTGCGCGTCGGCACCGGCGAGACGGTGGACGCCGCCGAAGCCGCGGCGGCGCTCGGCTTCTCCGACCGCGGACTGCTGCGCGAGGGGCTGGCCGCCACGCTGTTGCACTCGACGGACCAGCGGCGGGTCTTCGACACCGTCTTCGACCTGTACTTCCCGCGCGGCGTCGGCGCGCCCTGGGGCGACCCCGGCGACCGTGACGACCTGCGCGACCGGCTGGCCGCCGCACTCGCCGCCGGCGACGAGACGATGCTGGCCCGGTTGGCGATCGAGGCGGTCGACGGGCTGGGCGGGTACGGGAGTTCACCCGGCGCGGACGGCTGGTCGTCGTACCAGACGCTGGAACGACTGCGTCCGCAGACGCTGCTGGCGCGGGTGCGGGACGACCTCCGGGCCCGGGGCGGTGACGTCGGATTCACCGACCGGCTGCTCGAGGACGAGATCCGGCGCCGCATCGAGGTTTTCCGCGCGCTGGTGGCGGGCGAGGCGCGGCGCCGGGTGGCGGAGCGGCGGGGGCGCGACGAGATCGCCCGCCGGGCGGTGGCGCCGACCGCCGACCGGGTCGACTTCCTGTACGCCGGGAAGGACCGGCTGGCCGAACTGCGGCGAACGGTGCAGCCGTTGGCCCGCAAACTGGCGACCCGGATGGCGGCCCGCCGGCGCCGGGCCTCCCGGGGCGCCATCGACCTGCGGCGCACCCTGCGCGGCTCGCTCTCCACGGGCGGGGTGCCGATGCGGCCGGTGCTGCGCCGCCGGCGCCCGGCCCGGCCCGAGCTGGTGCTGCTGTGCGATGTGTCGGGATCGGTGTCCGGCTTCTCCGACTTCACGATGCTGCTGGTGCAGGCGCTGCACGACCAGTTCAGCAAGGTGCGGGTGTTCGCCTTCGTCAACCGGATCGACGAGGTGACCGGACTCCTCCGGCACGGCGCGGCCGACCCGGAGGGCCTCGGCGCCCGTATCCGGGCCGAGGCGAACCTGACGGGGTACCACGGCAGCAGCGACTACGGCGTCGCCCTGGGCGAGTTCACCCAGCGCTACGGTGCGGCGGCCGGCCCGCGCAGCACCGTGTTCGTGCTCGGCGACGCCCGCACGAACATGAGCGACCCGAACCTGGCCGCGCTCCGGCAGATCGTCGCACAGGCCCGACACGTCCACTGGCTGAACCCGGAGCCGCGCTCCCTGTGGGGCACGGGCGACTCGGCCGCCCGCGAGTACGCCGAGTCGGTCGCGATGCACGAGTGCCGCAACGCCCACCAACTCGGCGCTCTGGTCGGCCGGTTGCTCCCGGTCTAG
- a CDS encoding pirin family protein, translating to MSNLDRAPAPSLCGGRGFVVAEPVRELLSPRHVKLGGSTEVRRLLPNLGRRMIGAWAFVDHYGPDDIADEPGMQVPPHPHMGLQTVSWLHEGEVLHRDSTGSLQTIRPGELGLMTSGRAISHSEESPRSHARYLHGAQLWVALPEAHRHTDPRFEHHAELPAVTAPGLTATVLLGALDGAASPGTTYTPLVGADLALARGADVRLPLDPDFEYGVLSMSGEAHVDGVPVLPGSMLYLGCGRTELPLRAESDAGLMLLGGEPFEEELVMWWNFVGRSQEEIAQARDDWTEGTRFGEVKGYDGAPLHAPELPPTPLKPRGRVR from the coding sequence ATGAGCAACCTTGACCGTGCGCCCGCACCGAGTCTGTGCGGCGGCCGTGGATTCGTCGTCGCCGAACCCGTCCGCGAACTGCTGAGCCCTCGGCATGTGAAGCTCGGCGGGTCGACCGAGGTACGCCGGCTGCTGCCGAACCTCGGGCGGCGCATGATCGGCGCCTGGGCGTTCGTCGACCACTACGGCCCCGACGACATCGCCGACGAACCCGGCATGCAGGTCCCGCCGCATCCGCACATGGGGCTGCAGACCGTCAGCTGGCTGCACGAGGGCGAGGTCCTGCACCGCGACTCGACCGGCAGCCTCCAGACCATCCGGCCCGGGGAACTCGGGCTGATGACCTCGGGGCGCGCGATCAGTCATTCCGAGGAGAGCCCGCGGTCGCACGCCCGGTATCTGCACGGCGCCCAGCTCTGGGTCGCGCTGCCGGAGGCCCACCGGCACACCGACCCCCGCTTCGAGCACCACGCCGAACTGCCCGCGGTCACCGCCCCCGGCCTCACCGCCACCGTGCTCCTCGGCGCCCTCGACGGTGCGGCCTCCCCCGGCACGACGTACACCCCCCTCGTCGGTGCCGACCTGGCGCTCGCCCGGGGCGCCGACGTCCGGCTGCCGCTGGACCCCGACTTCGAGTACGGCGTCCTGTCGATGTCCGGCGAGGCCCACGTGGACGGGGTGCCCGTGCTCCCGGGCTCGATGCTCTACCTCGGCTGCGGCCGCACCGAACTGCCCCTGCGCGCCGAGTCCGACGCGGGCCTGATGCTCCTCGGCGGCGAGCCGTTCGAGGAGGAGCTCGTCATGTGGTGGAACTTCGTCGGCCGGTCCCAGGAAGAGATCGCCCAGGCCCGCGACGACTGGACGGAGGGCACCCGCTTCGGCGAGGTGAAGGGCTACGACGGGGCACCGCTGCACGCCCCGGAACTGCCGCCGACACCGCTGAAACCACGCGGCAGGGTGCGCTGA
- a CDS encoding DUF397 domain-containing protein, with amino-acid sequence MSSVSNGVRASSLGVRWIKSSHSNAEGNCVEVAALDGGGVALRNSRDPDGPALVYTPAEVAAFVAGAKGGEFDHLV; translated from the coding sequence GTGTCGTCAGTGTCGAACGGAGTGCGGGCGAGTTCGCTGGGCGTCCGCTGGATCAAGAGCAGTCACAGCAACGCCGAGGGCAACTGTGTCGAGGTCGCGGCCCTGGACGGAGGTGGCGTCGCGCTGCGCAACTCCCGTGATCCCGACGGCCCCGCGCTGGTGTACACACCGGCCGAGGTCGCCGCGTTCGTCGCCGGAGCGAAGGGCGGGGAGTTCGACCACCTGGTCTGA
- a CDS encoding LutC/YkgG family protein — protein sequence MSSRERILGRVRRALADVPQDDPGYEDAVARDYLREHGSRSTEETVALLAENLADYRAVVHRCAADELASVLARLLAERKAAAVLVPPGLDEAWLAETDVARVPDRAESGAHELDRVDSVVTACAVAVAETGTIVLDGGPDQGRRRITLVPDHHICVVRVPEQVVSSVPQALERLDPGRPLTWISGPSATSDIELDRVEGVHGPRTLEVILVG from the coding sequence GTGAGCAGCAGGGAGCGGATTCTGGGGCGGGTGCGGCGCGCCCTGGCCGATGTGCCGCAGGACGACCCCGGGTACGAGGACGCCGTCGCGCGCGACTATCTGCGGGAACACGGCTCCCGGAGCACCGAGGAGACGGTCGCGCTGCTGGCGGAGAACCTGGCGGACTACCGGGCCGTGGTGCACCGGTGCGCCGCGGACGAACTGGCGTCCGTGCTCGCCCGGTTGCTCGCCGAGCGCAAGGCGGCTGCCGTACTCGTGCCGCCCGGTCTCGACGAGGCCTGGCTGGCGGAGACGGACGTCGCGCGCGTGCCGGACCGGGCGGAGAGCGGCGCGCACGAACTCGACCGGGTGGACAGCGTGGTCACGGCCTGCGCCGTGGCGGTCGCCGAGACCGGGACGATCGTGCTGGACGGCGGCCCCGACCAGGGGCGACGCCGGATCACCCTGGTCCCCGACCACCACATCTGTGTGGTGCGCGTCCCCGAGCAGGTGGTGTCGTCCGTGCCACAGGCCCTCGAACGGCTCGATCCGGGGCGCCCGTTGACGTGGATCTCCGGTCCTTCGGCGACCAGTGACATCGAGCTGGACCGGGTGGAGGGCGTGCACGGCCCGCGCACCCTGGAGGTGATCCTGGTCGGCTGA